The following proteins are encoded in a genomic region of Gouania willdenowi chromosome 6, fGouWil2.1, whole genome shotgun sequence:
- the LOC114465033 gene encoding 5'-nucleotidase domain-containing protein 3-like, which translates to MAPWSWSLPLTSVFYNTARSFRYSTFRLRSWSRDPSTLSRGAAQLPSPQTCSCSTDSTSQDMTQRLWNVYSHTKRQTQAISPGFVNADTIFSNNETSLHDIEIYGFDYDYTLAFYSKHLHTLIFNIARDILISKHRYPEGLQEYEYIPNFAVRGLHYDVQKALLMKIDAFHYIQLGTVYRGLHPVPDEEVIAMYEGCHVPLEIMSDFYGKSSHGHSMKQFMDIFSLPEMNLLSCVNDFFMRHNIDYEPVHLYKDVKEAIRDVHVKGIMYRAVDADIEKYICYGEQSHAVLKKLSEHGKKMFLITNSPFAFVNRGMSYIVGEDWRDLFDIVIVQADKPSFFNDRRKPFRRVTDKGALLWDRIHKLEKGQIYKQGNLYEFLRLTGWRGSKVLYFGDHIYSDLADLTLRHGWRTGAIIPELRKEIKIMNTQAYAQMSSWLQALTGLIEDMQIHRDPASEAVVAEWIKEREAMRPQTKSFFNAQFGSLFRTYQNPTYFSRRLSRFADIYMASISCLLNYDLKHTFFPRRTPLQHEAPLQHVQRPPGLSVPHPRPQDQSTD; encoded by the exons ATGGCGCCCTGGTCCTGGTCCCTGCCTCTGACCAGTGTATTCTATAACACGGCCCGGAGCTTCCGGTACTCAACGTTCAGGTTGCGCTCATGGAGCCGGGATCCGAGCACCCTGTCCCGGGGAGCGGCTCAGCTGCCATCCCCTCAGACCTGCAGCTGCTCCACGGACTCCACCAGTCAGGACATGACCCAGAGACTGTGGAACGTTTATAGTCACACCAAGAGACAAACTCAAG CAATATCCCCCGGCTTTGTCAACGCAGACACTATTTTCTCCAACAATGAGACGAGCCTTCACGACATCGAGATCTATGGCTTTGACTATGACTACACGCTGGCCTTCTACTCCAAACATCTGCACACGCTCATCTTCAACATAGCACGAGACATCCTCATCTCTAAGCATCGG tatcCAGAGGGTCTACAGGAATATGAATATATTCCTAATTTTGCTGTGAGAGGACTTCACTATGACGTCCAAAAG GCTTTGCTGATGAAGATTGATGCTTTTCACTACATCCAGTTAGGAACTGTGTACAG AGGACTTCACCCCGTACCAGACGAGGAAGTGATCGCCATGTATGAAGGTTGCCACGTACCGTTAGAGATCATGAGCGACTTCTACGGGAAG AGCTCACATGGACACAGCATGAAGCAGTTCATGGACATCTTCTCCCTGCCTGAGATGAACCTGCTGTCCTGTGTCAACGACTTCTTCATGAGGCACAACATCGACTACGAGCCCGTTCATCTCTACAAAGACGTAAAG gAAGCCATTCGAGACGTCCACGTTAAGGGCATCATGTACCGAGCAGTGGATGCAGATATCG AAAAGTACATTTGCTATGGCGAGCAGAGCCATGCCGTGCTCAAGAAGCTGTCTGAGCACGGGAAGAAGATGTTTCTCATCACCAACAGCCCATTCGCCTTTGT GAACCGAGGGATGAGCTACATCGTGGGAGAAGACTGGAGGGACCTGTTTGATATCGTTATTGTTCAGGCTGATAAACCAAGCTTCTTCAACGACAGGAGGAA ACCTTTCAGGCGAGTCACAGACAAAGGAGCGCTGCTGTGGGACCGAATCCACAAGCTGGAAAAAGGACAAATCTACAAACAG GGGAATTTGTATGAGTTTTTGCGTCTCACCGGCTGGAGAGGATCCAAAGTGCTTTATTTTGGAGATCACATTTACAGCGACTTAGCA GATTTGACTCTGAGGCACGGCTGGAGGACCGGGGCCATCATCCCTGAGCTGAGAAAGGAGATTAAGATCATGAACACACAAGCGTACGCACAGATGTCCTCGTGGTTGCAGGCTTTAACTGGACTCATCGAGGACATGCAG ATCCACAGAGATCCAGCTTCTGAGGCTGTGGTTGCAGAGTGGATCAAAGAAAGAGAAGCTATGAG ACCTCAAACAAAGAGCTTCTTCAACGCTCAGTTCGGGAGTCTCTTCCGGACCTACCAGAACCCCACCTACTTCTCACGTCGCCTGTCGCGCTTCGCCGACATCTACATGGCGTCCATCAGCTGCCTGCTCAACTACGACCTAAAGCACACATTTTTCCCCCGACGCACCCCCCTGCAGCACGAGGCTCCTCTGCAGCACGTGCAGAGACCCCCAGGACTGAGTGTCCCCCATCCCCGTCCTCAGGACCAAAGCACTGACTGA